In the genome of uncultured Pseudomonas sp., the window GCTGGATGAGCTGAGCACGCAGCGCGTGACCATGCACCTGCCGATGAAGCCTGAGCTGATCGGCAACTTCGTCCACGGCATTTTGCATGGCGGGGTGATCTCCTCACTGCTGGATGTGGCCGGCGGGGCCATGGCGCTGATCGGTGCTTTCGACAAACACCAACACCTCTCCAGCGCCGAACGCATGGCGCGGCTGTCCAAGCTCGGCACCATTGACCTGCGTATCGACTATCTGCGCCCAGGGCGCGGCCAGCGCTTTACCGCCAATGCCGTGCTGCTGCGCAGCGGTAACAAGGTGGCCGTGGTGCGCAGCGAGCTGCACAGCGATGACGGCACCCTAGTGGCGGTTGGCACCGGCACCTACCTCTGCGGCTAAGCCTCAGGTCTGGCGCTGCAGGCGCGTGAGAATACGGTCCAGGCTGTTGGCGAACGCTTGCTTGTCGCGTTCGCCATACGGCGGTTGACCACCACCGACCTGGCCCGCCTCACGCAATTCGGTAAACAGGTTACGCACCGCTAACTTGTCACCCATATTGCGCTCATCAAACTCACGCCCACGCGGATCAAGCACCGCCACGCCTTTTTTCACCAGGCGATCAGCCAGCGGCACGTCACTGCAGATCACCAGTTCGCCGGGCAGCGCATGCTCGACCAGGTAATCATCGGCAGCATCCGGGCCACTGGGCACCACGATCAAGCGCACACAGCTGTACGTCGGTTTAACCTGAGACTGACCGGCCACCAGCAGCACCTCAAAACGTCGTTTCAAGGCGAATTTAACCACCTGATCCTTGGCCGCTTTAGGGCAGGCATCGGCATCAATCCAGACTCGCATGGCGCAGCATTCTCCTTAGGCGCTAAAGCCGACATGGTAAGCCATGCCGGCAACGCCTGGGGCCTTAGACGGCCAGCCGCCGACGCTCACCCAGCCAGCTACGACCGTAGAGCAAGACAATCGCAAGCAGCGCGGCGGCCTGGGCCGAGAGGCCGTAAGCATCGGCATGGATGCCCAACCAGTCGAACTCAAAGAACGCCAGCGGCCGCGTACCGAGCACCCCGGCCTCTTGCAAGGCAGCCACGCCATGCCCGGCAAATACCACCGAGAGCGCACAGAGCAACAGCGCGTTAGCACCGAAGAAAGTCGCTAAAGGCAGCTTGCGCGAGCCCCGCAGGATCACCCAAGCCAGCCCGAGCAGCAGCACCAAGGCCGCTGCCGCGCCGGCCAGAACCATGCCATGGCCTTGCGGCCCAGCCTGTAGCCAGAGGGTTTCGTAGAACAGGATGACCTCGAACAGCTCGCGGTAGACCGAGAAGAACGCCAGCACGGCGAAGCCGAAACGACCGCCACCGCCAACCAGGCTGTTCTTGATGTAATCCTGCCAAGCCGCCGCATGCCGGCGG includes:
- a CDS encoding thioesterase family protein; this encodes MNNRPFELTDELQQAVSSFFQRIPFNQMLGIELDELSTQRVTMHLPMKPELIGNFVHGILHGGVISSLLDVAGGAMALIGAFDKHQHLSSAERMARLSKLGTIDLRIDYLRPGRGQRFTANAVLLRSGNKVAVVRSELHSDDGTLVAVGTGTYLCG
- a CDS encoding YaiI/YqxD family protein, whose product is MRVWIDADACPKAAKDQVVKFALKRRFEVLLVAGQSQVKPTYSCVRLIVVPSGPDAADDYLVEHALPGELVICSDVPLADRLVKKGVAVLDPRGREFDERNMGDKLAVRNLFTELREAGQVGGGQPPYGERDKQAFANSLDRILTRLQRQT